A genomic region of Arachis stenosperma cultivar V10309 chromosome 9, arast.V10309.gnm1.PFL2, whole genome shotgun sequence contains the following coding sequences:
- the LOC130951012 gene encoding uncharacterized protein LOC130951012, whose translation MKQKFYIWGTRLKEDADGNTNEYEEMCTLIGQGEYILMRMHLASLQAKSDIESQKNEKRFQEQIYCLPADIVSMALSDHPKGEFISPKMKKEFRVEAYPSFIPFIDRKKLTSHPYIFAPVCHSEHWWLWLINTTKRKCQILDPLHKKAPSNERKDINKFTGYVFSRLITYAGREPLEKGENEKKIKASYVKISGQKTSYDCAIYVMKWLELIEPENIKRGSMNGIIGHRRRWTTIEWSMLPGYYSVR comes from the exons ATGAAACAAAAGTTCTACATCTGGGGGACGAGACTGAAGGAAGACGCAGATGGCAATACTAACGAGTATGAGGAGATGTGCACTCTGATTGGCCAAGGAGAATACATTTTGATGAGAATGCACCTTGCATCCCTCCAGGCAAAAAGTGATATAGAATCTCag aaaaatgaaaagaggtttcaggaacaaatatactgtctccccgccgatattgtg AGCATGGCACTTTCGGATCACCCAAAGGGGGAATTCATATCACcgaaaatgaaaaaagaattcAGGGTGGAAGCCTACCCGAGTTTCATTCCCTTCatagatagaaaaaaattaacttcgcatccatat ATTTTTGCTCCTGTTTGCCACTCGGAGCATTGGTGGTTATGGCTGATAAATACAACAAAGCGAAAATGTCAAATACTTGACCCGCTACACAAAAAAGCTCCAAGCAATGAGAGAAAGGACATTAATAAATTCACT GGATATGTATTTTCAAGATTGATAACATATGCCGGCAGGGAACCTCTGGAGAAAGGGGAGAACGAGAAGAAAATTAAAGCATCATATGTTAAAATATCAGGCCAAAAAACAAG CTATGACTGTGCTATCTACGTTATGAAGTGGCTTGAGTTAATTGAGCCGGAAAACATCAAAAGGGGAAGTATGAATGGGATAATTGGCCACAG GAGGAGGTGGACCACTATAGAGTGGAGTATGCTTCCCGGATACTATTCAGTGAGATGA